Part of the Nicotiana sylvestris chromosome 5, ASM39365v2, whole genome shotgun sequence genome is shown below.
GTGAACACCAATATATACTAATTATTAACACCACAAACCAAATATCGGACTAAATGAAATTAGCACATTACGATTTCTGCATTGCAATCCCTACGGCTACAACTGATTAAATAGGAAACAAAATCTGTCTCAACAAATCAAAGTAAAAATACATATCACTTAACCATAGTTAAGTGTTAAAAGGTATATACGTGCAAGATATATGTCACATTTATTTGCGGGTAAGTTTTAGCATTTCCTAAACTGTACGCAACGGGTAAAATCAATTAGTATTATTTATACAACCAATCCAAATTAATTAACCAAAGGTCCACCTAGAATTGCTGCCAAAAACAGACCCTTAATGACACAACCGCTCgttaggggtgtacatggaccggatTGATttggtttttatcaaaaccaaaccaaaccaattatatcggtttggattggttcgattttgtcgggtttttttgttatatgaatattatttcaatcttactttattaaaactatagataaagctttgataagtgaatatatgtttagtaaatatggaaaaaattgacaaacatatgatctattaaaatattctaatgggaaattttttttagtaacacatggtagttattttcttagtcgtctaacaataatttttcgttaatttacgctttctaaggttaatacatgagaggatcccaaatatttctacattttctaacgaAAAATCattataaagtcttaaaaatataaataaaatttatatatttatatgtcggtttggttcggatttttttactcaataccaaaccaagtcaaaccaaacctagtcgggtttttaaatcgatttggtttgatttttcgaTTTGGTGCAGTTTTCCGGTTCGGCTTGAACACCCCTACCGCTCGTGCACAAGGCTAGCAAGACTAGACGTCACGACAAAGTTTCGATCTAATCTAGATATACTGAGCGGCTTAGAAACAAGTACTCCAGTATTGATAACAACCGCGCGCGCCAGTCATTTTAACTGGCGAAAGGGGCTTATAATCGTAGGCCTGAACCCTTACTGAAACTGATCAAATTGCTCTTTCTAATTTGTTATTTAAGACACTCGAGCCTTCATCCTCACACAGCAATAAAAAGAAGGTAAAGGGAGAAACACCATTCTAACAACATAGATAAAGTCCCGCTGGGGACTCGGGCCATCCCTCACTTGTTCTTATGAATATTTTTAATAATAGTAGTGTCCGACCAGCTTCAGATCCTTGCTTCCTCCCACCGGGACAGGTACCAAATAACTCATGGGAAGAAATCACTTTGCTTTTCACTGTTCACTCTGAGATTGCCAACTAATAAGCAACTTCTGATTCTGCTATAGTGCTTTTTACATCCAATAGACGGACAATTGTAAGAAATTGTGCGCATTCTATGTGACACTAGAGTCCTGTCAGTTTATTCCGTTTATTCACGAGGAGAATCACAGATCACATATATTACGAATTAATCAGAAAACAGACATAATTTTACATGACAATGGAGATGATTCCAGCCCTTGCATTGACTAGCAGACAAGATTATATTATATAGTGTACATACGAGTATGCTCGCTAGCTAGTAACTTTCTTCATCTGTCTCAGGCCTCCTAAGGAAGTACCGCAGGCAGTTTACAAGCACCTGCAGGTTCAACGTTGGACTTGAGATAGCGAAAAAAGGACAACACTATGATAAGGAAGAGACTCAGAGAAATTGTTAGTACAGCCAATGAAAAGGTTAAAGCCTTTTACTGCTCAGTATAATCTCCAGGTTTTACTTACTGCGATCCTAGTCCAACTCTAATTGCATCTTTTTAAGCTACAGTGCTACATTTCACCATAGCGTCCCCCATAGTTTACATTATTGACCACTTATCTTGACATATTCAGCAAGACATGTTAGCAACATGAAAAAATGAAGGGAGATGGATGATATTTAGTATTAACTTTTAAGTTACAATGCTATACGAAGATCGGAATATTGCTAACCATGAAAAGATACCTCAACCGAGAAACACGGCTATGATTGCCCGAACCACTTGAAAACTGTATACAGTAAGTTACCTGAGACAAAGAACTAGTTAATGCTGCCCCTCTGTAACTGACATAGAACTTGTCCTTCGCAACTAGACCCTATACATTTACAAAAGTGAAAGTTGAGGGCAAATTGAAGAGAAGGCAAATAACATGGAAGAATCAAGAATGTATAATACACTTCTTTTTTGGATATGTGAATGTAAGATACTCTTCTACAGGCATATGGAGAATGAAAGAAGCTTACTTCTGTATCAATCTCTGCTGATTCAACATCAATGTTAATATCAGCCATTATTTTGACGACTTCCACCAGTAAACCAGATCGATCAGCTGTTTCAACATGCAGTATACTGAAACAACCACAAGAACATGGCAAGTTAGTATGTGTCCCATCACCAGTTTCAACTGATGCTCATCAACATTTAACTAACTGAGGAGTGATAAATATAAACAATATAGAAACAGTTGCCATAGAATGCTACCTCCTTTTAGGTCCATCATCCTTGATATGTATATGAGTCGCGATATCAACATCAGGCTGCCATCAAGCAGAAGTACAAGTTTAGTAGGCACACTTGAAAAGGTTGAGGAGAAATTACCACTTACCATTATCTCACAAGTAGAGATGACAAAAAGGGCAACAAAGTGCAGCGGTATTGAATCATAATCTTTTTAAGCGTTCAAGGTCATTGATTTCCACCTAGTGAATATGAGGCATGGGTGATGGACCAGCAAGCATTCCCCGGTGGAAGAGGAGTTATAACATATGCCCGCTATTTAAGTATTGACAATGATAAAGAGATCACAAGGACAATAAAGCAAATCCTATGGAGGGTCGAGTACACTATTTAGTCATTGCTTTCCGTCAAAGAACATGCAAGCAGATTAAAAAAAACTCACAGTGAAATGGCAACTACTGGTACAGCGGGACACCCCAAGAAAGAACAATAAGAAAAATGTTTTAGTTCAACTCATGATACTGGAGCTTTACTCCAAGCTCAGGTTGCCCCTTGAGTTTTCCACATTCTACGGGACTCTTACCATTTTGATAAAAACATACCAGATTTCTATGGGAAGTCAGCTAATAGCACCAGGACTAAAACCCACAGACGGATAAGAAAAACCTTAAGTGTTTCCAAGGCACCACAAAAATattttcacaactttcacattaCCATTGCTTTTCATCCATTTCTCACAATGTATACTTCAATTTAAACACAAACCTTATAAAGAAGTTACTTCTATTAACACATTGAAATTTGGCAACAGACCAAAGCTTATTGATATGCACAACCATTTCAAGTGCAAAAATAGTTATTTGGCTTCAAAATGGAAACAACAGTTATCATGAACTCTAGACGATAATGGGAATGATGTAGTGTCCTTCATTCATCCGAAACGTAGAGCCAAAAAGCAATTAACATGCATTTGAAGGGGCAATGGAAAGTGAAAAAGTTGTTTATTTAGATGGCTCCGGCCAGCACCAAAGaagaaaacaataataataataataataataataataataataataataacaacaataataataataatataatattaataataaGATTTAGACAAAGAAAATAGGCAAATTGGAACAAAAAACGAGGTAACTCTCCCACCTAAAACTTGAAAATTCAGTTAATTGACAAACAATATATAATAACATAAATATCTATGTCAAACAATAGCTGTAAAATACTTGAAATGCTTTTCATCAGCCGTTGCGCGCTAGCACGCTAGCCTTTTCCCAACCTAGTATTTGTAAGCAAGTTGATGTACAAACAGGTTCAAACAGAGTGAAATGGACAGTGAGGTTTCATATAGGGCCCTAACTAGGTTGGGGTTGAGGCATAATTGTTGTACTGACGAGAGGCACTGGGATAAATAGGGAAGCAGCTAATTTATCTGAATGTTTCACCTTCTTTTCTGGTGCTTTTATCCCAAAAGCCTCACCCATAGCAAGCTGCTCGCTAGACTCCTGATAAACATAAAACATTCTACTTTAAGGGGTTGCAGTAGCAAGCTAAGGAATATGAAAACATGAACCATTATTCTATCAAAGGATAGATCAATCAGAATGGCGTGTATAGATTCTAGATGTGTTTAGAGATTGTATACGGGAAGTTCAGGAAACATACTGGATGATACTTGATAAGGTTGTTGATTATGGTCAAACGAATCCTCTCCAATAAATCAGGATCTTCAACTTTGCGCCCGGTATCCCTGGAGAGCAAAAACGGAAGGCATTTGTCTAAAAAGATAATGGCATATGCCAAAAGACATGCTTGTAGGGATGTTATTAACTAGAGATTTAGGGAAGTTATGGAATAACACATGAGGTATTTCTCATAGACATGAAGAATAATACATTAGGAGTAAAATAACAAGTAGTCATCCTCTCTAAAACTTCAAAGCATGCTGTTGGACATCCTCCATTTCTATATCATCTCATAAAGACACATATGTGCTACTGGTGAATCATTAGACAGGCATACCTACCCCCTGATCAATCACCATTAGGGTTTCAACCATGCGACCTTGAAAATATGCAACATATAATCCAACACCTTTGCTCTATTTCAGTTCATTTGACTTGCATTACCTTCAACAATTCCCATATATTTCTCAACATACTATAGAGAAGATTCAGCTTCAATCAGAATCAGGGCTAGCAATAAATCTGATAAAAAGGAATCATATGCAAAATGTATTTAGTCACATAACATTCAGTGCAGATCATACTGATTAATGCTCAAAAATTGTGGACTtgtgaagaaaagaagaactagCCAAAATGATTAGCAGTTATCTTTTCTTATAAGTAATATGAATGTAAGTATATAAATCATAAACTACTACAAAAATTCAGAAAATCCAATTCCATGTATTAGCATGCCAAGGCACATATTAAAATGAAGTACAATAGTTAATCTACACTTACAATCGTGTAATAAGAAACTTTGTCTTTTTCACTGAACCCTCGGTGGTAACAATTCCTTTCACAACATCCAAGCCCAAGTCTTTGAGTGCCTTCATCTGCACGACATACAAGACCAACTAGTTGGCTATGTATACTTGATGAGAAGTCAAGACAGCAAAAACAAAAAGCACTAAACCCTGGAAAAGGAGATTGTACGCGAAAATAACGAATGGGGTGGTTACCAATAGGAAAGGCATGCAGACAAGTATCATATAAATAGTGAACCACCAAATCTCTCCTCTGTGTATAAAATGCATAAGGCAAGTATCAACCATCGCAATAAACTTGTTTATCTGATCACAACAGTATGTGGCCAGTAAACAAATACACAAACCGGAAACCAAAAGGAGAGAGACTAAAAACTCAGATCCCTTGAAAGAGGAAACAttaaacaatatttttttttaaacaaagatAGAGACGTAGGTCCATTCAAGTGCTTATCAGTGGAGGAAAGTATCTGAACGGAAAATGTGAAATTAAATATCTTTGAGCCTCTCTCAGAGCATCTTTAACAGGTTGGATATGGGATCCGACATGCAATGAATCTCCAAGCGGAAATGGTATGACAAGGAATACCAGCTTCCGTGGTTTTTTTATCTCTCCCCTCTTTCAAAATTTTGTATTCAATGGAGAAACTTTTGCACAAAATTCCATTTATATGGAAGCAAAAAGAGAAACATGCATGTGGACATTGGCATGCATATGCACACTGCACAGGGTGGGAATGGTGTTCAAAGAATTCACCGTGTCAATGAGAAGACCTAGCCGATCACCGAAGCTAATTTCCACAGTGGTTGCATCGCATTCAGGATCCTGAATTAAATGAACAATTGGCAAAGGAACATAACCAGACTCCTGCTCGGCTTTCTGAAAGGAAAATATATAATCACCATCATGATCTGACAAAATGACAGAAATGTACAAAAAAATGCTAATGACTGGAGAAAGGGAGATTCTGCAATCTCTGCATTTTTTTCCATTCCTCATTATGAGTATTCAGTTAAACAATATAGCATATAGTGTTGTTGCTAAATTGTCATAGGAATTTATCCAATAAGAAAAATGATGTTTCAATGATTTCACACTGTAATATGATTATGTTTTCAACAAATGGTGATGTCACCAATATTTGCTGCAAGTTTACAGGAAACCACTAAATTATGGTGCTGGTAGCCTGGTGAGCAAACGAAAAAACTCAAAGCCACAGTCAGCTTAATTTGTTTTTGTATCTTTTATAGAAGAACAACTTGATTTTGTTCCTGCACTTCTTCTATCCTCCATCAGCTATAATAATATTTAAGTTGCCATTTAATTTTTTTCCACCCACCTTTCCCTGTTAAATTGCTGTTTCTTATCTTCAGCTGCCAAGTTCCAACTTCGAATGGCAGTGCATTTTATCAAATGCTAGAAATGTCAAACAACTACCATCTAACAATGCAACTTTCCCTTTTCCTCTGAATAAGCAGCGTCATTCTAGAAATGCATTGACCATTCATTTTCACAAGTatctcaaaactcaaaatttgATTTATCAGATGCAGAGAAGATTTCGAAATGTTTTATTTGATTTATTACTTAAAAGCCTCAACAGCATGCAATAAAGTAAAGTACTAAAATACCTAAATTCATTAGCTCCTTGGGAAGCTATTTCAATAACAGTCTATAATAACAGAATATACTGTAAAGTCAGCATATGGAATCTTGAATAGCTCTGGTCACATGAACGCATATGGAATCTTGAATAGCTCTGGTCACATGAACAATGGGACATGTCACTAGAAGCACATCTGGAAGGTGAAAATCCCTTTTAAAATGGCTTGCTTTTGTTGGCTTGTCGTCAAAGAGGTTGTTCTAACTCATGACTGTTTAATGAGGAGAGGAATGCTTATGTGTTCCAAATGTTTCTTGTGTGGAAAAGAGATTGAAACAAACAGTCGCCTCTTTTCACATTGCAAAGTAACTAGTAGGCTGTGGTATCTTTTCATGAGTATGAAAGGTGTGAAACGGGCAATACCTAGGACAACTGCAGAAATGTTAGCTTGCTGGAATGACCCAGGTATTCTACTGAGGCTGAAGCATTGGTGGAGGTTGATCCCAGCATGTATTGTGGTCAATTTGGTTGGAGAGAAATTCAAGGTGCTTTGAAGATAGAGCTAACACTGAACAGAAGATCAAGACAAATTGTATATTTTTGTTTCACTTTTGGTGTTAAAGAAGCTTTGGTAGAGGATGTAGAGTCTATAGTGGATATTATTGGGTCTTTGTAACTACCACAAGTCTAGGTTTGCGTTTTGCTCTTTTTCGGGGGTCTTGTAACTATCTTTAACCTTTAGCATAATCTTTATGCTAAAGGTTTTTCTACTTAATTTATAAAACTTgttaccttctcaaaaaaaaaataaccaGAAAACCAAGAAGTCAAGTTCAAAAATAGAATTAGTGAAATTACATGAGTGAGAAAAATGCACAAAAACCTTATTCAAATGGGAAAATTTGCACAAAAATGGATTGACATACTTATTTAGAACTGAGATTGAGCCACTCAAGCAATCACTCCAGAACATCATAATATCCACGATAAACTAGCTACTATATAAGAGATATAATCAAAACTCACTAATGCTGGTGACAAACTCATTGAATCAACTCTATCTAGAGTACAATAAACAGTATACCTGCAAAGCAACTCAAACTTGTCAGATCACCATAGTTAGATATGAGTTAAGTTTTATGCAGCGACGGTACAATCAAGTCACTTATAAGGTAACTGCAAGTAAATCTCTATAGTAACATTAATTGGTAACCTGATAAAAAAAACTGCTATCACTGGTTAAAGAACACTGATTGTGTAAACTGTCGATGCATATAACTTAAATCTTTTagatatatatatttaattactTAAATAACTGAAAATCATTCACTTCTATGGTTTCACTAATCAAATAGAAAAAAACAAGATCATTCACGTGCTACTCTACATACCTAAAAACTAAACAGTGAAGATTCCGCAGAAACCAAATCAACCGGCAATTTCAGTACTTTctcaactaaaatagcatagagaGTCAATAATTAGGTTTAATTTACTACTAAAACTTGTTTTTCAGCTAAAGCTGATTATATAGCTCAAAACATAATACGAGATCATATGTCAGTAATTAGTAAACCAGGGTAATAAGGCGAAAGGTTTAAGTAAA
Proteins encoded:
- the LOC104238157 gene encoding ACT domain-containing protein ACR12, with the translated sequence MAIANAFFASLRSAFSDADYGVNSSPSAVFHAFSSSGVTTSRRRKYTVYCTLDRVDSMSLSPALKAEQESGYVPLPIVHLIQDPECDATTVEISFGDRLGLLIDTMKALKDLGLDVVKGIVTTEGSVKKTKFLITRLDTGRKVEDPDLLERIRLTIINNLIKYHPESSEQLAMGEAFGIKAPEKKPDVDIATHIHIKDDGPKRSILHVETADRSGLLVEVVKIMADINIDVESAEIDTEGLVAKDKFYVSYRGAALTSSLSQVLVNCLRYFLRRPETDEESY